A genomic stretch from Hydrogenimonas urashimensis includes:
- the pilO gene encoding type 4a pilus biogenesis protein PilO, whose translation MKIIEDLLEKLDRYFEEKKESEFYLMVLGIMAVVGLISYSYLIPITEKQLKKDLKQQKRLEKKIREEKSYLASVTVNNDQRYKIKKLQKEIQTLQVKFNDLKEINEYSDYQIQTLSELLFNEKNWAKFLDSIALKAKKNNIDIFLISNKFINNKDSFGHVLEIGVECAGNYRNMINFLNEIEESELVVDIYNLELESDKTINANFKVSVWGINY comes from the coding sequence ATGAAAATCATAGAGGATTTACTGGAAAAACTGGACAGATATTTCGAGGAGAAGAAGGAGAGTGAATTCTACCTCATGGTCCTTGGAATCATGGCGGTTGTCGGTCTGATCTCCTACTCCTATCTGATTCCCATCACGGAAAAGCAGCTGAAAAAAGATCTGAAACAGCAAAAACGCCTGGAGAAAAAGATTCGCGAAGAGAAGTCCTATCTCGCTTCCGTGACTGTCAACAATGACCAGAGATACAAAATCAAGAAGCTTCAAAAAGAGATACAGACGCTCCAGGTCAAATTCAACGACCTCAAAGAGATCAACGAATATTCCGATTACCAGATCCAGACCCTTTCGGAACTTCTGTTCAACGAAAAGAACTGGGCGAAATTTCTGGATTCGATCGCACTCAAGGCGAAAAAGAACAATATCGATATTTTCCTGATCTCCAACAAATTCATCAACAACAAGGACAGTTTCGGACATGTTCTTGAAATCGGTGTCGAATGTGCGGGAAATTACAGGAACATGATCAATTTCCTGAACGAAATCGAAGAGAGTGAGCTGGTTGTCGATATTTACAACCTTGAGCTCGAAAGCGACAAGACTATCAACGCAAACTTTAAGGTATCAGTATGGGGAATCAACTATTGA
- a CDS encoding CDC27 family protein — translation MLEIEQLEKEWRRYKLKQFRPLVVTLLLLGGGAAATLLWPEIRTLFPSLEQSERVVGKKPTAAPVAKKHEKAQERTRSPEPVSASTQLPEKPALAAVKPATVQPTEKREKAPTPKTGEASVVLNPDTAFLSEFKASLKEEKPVSNTPVKQEVIPVANETSRAEKKTKKPRLEEIEPVPAKQTNAVSVQVEPKRKSSLLIQTKRTNNTLEYLIERFNQKRDPKLATYIAQSFYKKGNYNETVRWSIVANSLDPSSEESWLLFAQAKVKLGQKEDAINALRIYLNQYSSKKVKSYLQTLESGL, via the coding sequence ATGCTTGAAATCGAACAGTTGGAAAAAGAGTGGCGACGCTACAAACTCAAGCAGTTCCGCCCGCTCGTCGTCACTCTGCTGCTTCTTGGCGGAGGCGCGGCAGCCACACTCTTGTGGCCGGAAATCCGCACGCTTTTTCCCTCTTTGGAGCAGTCTGAAAGAGTCGTCGGGAAAAAACCGACAGCGGCTCCCGTTGCAAAAAAGCATGAAAAAGCGCAGGAGCGGACGAGATCACCGGAACCGGTATCGGCATCGACACAGCTTCCCGAAAAACCGGCTCTGGCCGCTGTAAAGCCCGCAACCGTCCAACCTACCGAAAAAAGAGAAAAAGCCCCGACTCCGAAAACCGGGGAAGCATCGGTCGTCCTCAATCCCGATACGGCATTTCTCAGCGAGTTCAAAGCATCGCTGAAAGAAGAGAAGCCCGTTTCGAACACGCCTGTCAAGCAGGAAGTGATTCCGGTTGCAAACGAAACATCCAGAGCGGAAAAAAAGACGAAAAAACCGAGACTGGAAGAGATCGAACCGGTCCCGGCGAAACAGACAAACGCCGTGTCCGTTCAGGTCGAACCCAAAAGAAAATCCTCTCTGCTCATCCAGACGAAACGGACCAACAACACTCTCGAATATCTGATCGAACGTTTCAATCAGAAAAGAGATCCGAAGCTTGCCACCTATATTGCACAGAGCTTCTACAAAAAAGGCAACTACAACGAAACCGTCCGGTGGAGCATCGTGGCAAATTCTCTCGATCCTTCCAGTGAAGAGAGCTGGTTGCTTTTCGCCCAGGCGAAAGTTAAACTTGGACAGAAAGAGGATGCGATCAATGCATTGCGTATCTATCTCAACCAGTACTCATCCAAAAAAGTCAAATCCTATCTTCAAACCCTGGAGAGTGGCCTGTGA
- the mshL gene encoding pilus (MSHA type) biogenesis protein MshL produces MSILAAVITASVGMTSNLKAGCEDNLFNIKANKGTRISELIDQLAEQCDLTLIIKDKEAAKRLKMPLNRFSLKDATLPEVLNVALNEHNLNYSLDGNILKISYLLTKTFHVDYISTDRKSQSNTKVMLASGVASQQTVGSTGGMVSTSNMSTGESESGIDISSNDEFIFWATLSDQIENILNRPEDTYQAGAPVIDKESGLVTITGTKKQLDRVEEYLDNLINRLHKQVLIDVKMYAVVLKKGKETGIDWREIYKLQNFSVSAERLRTNSNINEGGITPGDGLGGKIPFIADPVIGKVATFTDIVMNAQLGTIIKFLESQGDVHSVSNPKVLTLNNQAAMITVGKQYFYKIQNSTTLSNTGGSTVAQNEIIDSVFAGILLDITPEISADGTITLKINPSVSDTINPVTNDNVNRTMPPDLERRQMASVVTVKDGAHVILGGLITDKVQNETNKVPLLGDIPLLGYAFKYDEQTNEKIELVIIVTPHLVKAKNSMTLKDIGYNRLSDSNLTHMQ; encoded by the coding sequence ATGTCAATTTTGGCAGCGGTTATTACGGCATCGGTCGGGATGACCAGCAACCTGAAGGCCGGCTGCGAAGACAACCTGTTCAACATCAAGGCGAACAAGGGGACCAGGATTTCCGAATTGATTGATCAACTGGCGGAACAGTGCGATCTGACACTTATAATCAAAGACAAAGAGGCTGCAAAACGGCTGAAAATGCCGTTGAACCGATTCTCTCTCAAAGATGCAACGCTTCCGGAAGTCCTCAATGTCGCATTGAACGAACACAATCTGAACTACTCTCTTGACGGCAATATCCTGAAAATCTCCTATCTGCTGACGAAAACCTTCCATGTCGACTATATCAGCACCGACCGCAAAAGTCAGAGCAATACGAAGGTCATGCTCGCCAGCGGAGTGGCCAGCCAGCAGACGGTGGGAAGTACAGGGGGCATGGTTTCGACAAGCAACATGAGCACCGGGGAATCGGAAAGCGGCATCGACATCTCTTCAAACGACGAATTCATTTTCTGGGCAACGCTCTCCGATCAGATCGAAAACATCCTCAACCGCCCCGAAGACACCTATCAGGCCGGAGCTCCTGTCATCGACAAGGAGTCGGGTCTTGTCACGATCACCGGAACGAAAAAGCAGCTGGACCGTGTGGAAGAGTATCTCGACAATCTGATCAACCGTCTGCACAAGCAGGTACTGATCGATGTAAAAATGTACGCCGTCGTTTTGAAAAAAGGAAAAGAAACCGGTATCGACTGGCGTGAAATATACAAACTGCAAAACTTCAGTGTATCCGCCGAAAGACTCCGGACCAACAGCAACATCAATGAAGGAGGCATCACTCCGGGTGACGGACTTGGCGGGAAAATACCTTTCATCGCCGATCCTGTCATCGGCAAAGTGGCGACATTCACGGATATCGTCATGAACGCCCAGCTTGGGACGATCATCAAGTTTCTTGAATCACAGGGGGATGTCCACTCCGTTTCCAATCCGAAAGTCCTGACACTCAACAATCAGGCGGCAATGATTACGGTAGGAAAACAGTATTTCTACAAAATACAGAACAGCACCACTCTCAGCAACACAGGCGGAAGCACCGTGGCGCAAAATGAAATCATCGATTCGGTGTTTGCGGGGATTCTGCTTGATATCACCCCTGAAATTTCTGCAGACGGCACGATCACGTTGAAAATCAACCCTTCTGTCAGCGATACGATCAATCCCGTCACCAACGACAATGTCAACCGAACGATGCCGCCCGACCTCGAGCGCCGGCAGATGGCTTCCGTTGTCACGGTCAAAGACGGTGCCCATGTCATTCTGGGTGGACTCATCACCGACAAAGTTCAGAATGAGACCAACAAAGTTCCCTTGCTTGGCGACATTCCCCTGCTTGGCTACGCTTTCAAGTATGATGAGCAAACCAACGAAAAGATCGAACTGGTTATCATCGTCACGCCGCATCTGGTCAAAGCGAAGAATTCTATGACACTCAAAGATATCGGATACAACAGACTCTCCGATAGCAATTTGACCCATATGCAATGA
- a CDS encoding ATP-binding protein, whose protein sequence is MSKFKELQKIFIDRIEISQYIGLDTSILFYNKLQESIAKPLKMILLYGKPGTGKSILINKIYHDLKEKENVFLISTPIQNPDEFIKTLYSFLIEEDEVPEHLTYNQFIDICNTLKDEKHITVLLDEAQLYPSGMMEQIRLISDTRVIKFVVSLHKTEKEDLIAKEHFQSRIWETIELKNGTVHDTQMYIQKKLIQQNYFEIASMFDKTNIKHIHKFTKGNYREINKLMYTLFEIYDYYENNKPSKIAHRTIKNKFIEMSALKLGYIHA, encoded by the coding sequence ATGAGCAAATTCAAAGAGCTGCAGAAAATATTCATCGACAGGATCGAGATCAGCCAGTACATCGGCCTCGATACCTCGATCCTGTTTTACAACAAACTTCAGGAGAGTATCGCCAAACCTCTGAAAATGATACTGCTCTATGGAAAGCCGGGAACGGGCAAAAGCATACTCATCAACAAAATCTATCATGACCTCAAAGAGAAAGAGAATGTCTTTCTCATCTCAACCCCTATACAGAATCCCGACGAATTCATCAAAACGCTCTACTCTTTCCTAATCGAAGAGGACGAGGTGCCCGAACATCTTACATACAACCAGTTCATCGATATCTGCAATACGCTCAAAGATGAAAAACATATCACCGTTTTGTTGGACGAGGCGCAGCTCTATCCTTCCGGAATGATGGAGCAGATACGGCTCATTTCCGATACACGCGTTATCAAATTCGTCGTCTCTTTGCACAAGACGGAAAAAGAGGACCTTATAGCCAAAGAGCATTTCCAGTCGAGAATTTGGGAGACGATCGAACTGAAAAACGGAACGGTCCACGATACGCAGATGTATATTCAGAAAAAACTGATACAGCAGAACTATTTCGAGATCGCCAGCATGTTCGACAAAACCAATATCAAACATATCCATAAATTCACAAAAGGAAACTACAGGGAAATCAACAAACTGATGTACACACTTTTTGAAATCTACGACTATTACGAAAACAACAAACCGTCCAAAATCGCCCACCGTACGATCAAAAACAAATTTATCGAAATGTCCGCTTTGAAACTGGGATATATCCATGCTTGA